In Erigeron canadensis isolate Cc75 chromosome 6, C_canadensis_v1, whole genome shotgun sequence, the following are encoded in one genomic region:
- the LOC122602839 gene encoding transcription factor E2FB isoform X1, whose product MQENSSNPSSYIKRQLPFTTMKPQPPFSDYHHFHSSSSSPPSEGILVKSPPLPPLKRKGDTAAFEAESKEQSPIPGNTLAVSNPLQTPVSGKVPKAIKVPRVGKSNRAGSQTPASNADSPAGHNLTSVGPCRYDSSLGLLTKKFINLIKHAEDGMLDLNKAAETLEVQKRRIYDITNVLEGIGLIEKKLKNRIQWKGLDASNGEVDGNVTSLQAEVENLLAEELRLDEQTREMQERLRDLSEDENNQKFLFVTEEDIKNLPCFRDETLIAIKAPHGTTLEVPDPDEAVDYPQRRYRIVLRSTMGPIDVYLVSQFEEKLEEINRTEANLSIPTISTMSETPTIEIVTETRKRHEIGMQLTDTKTCSDVNASEDFVSGIMKIVPDVDSDADYLFLSDPDVSITDLWRTETIVEWNNMGMLHDDYVMAGVTTPNPQTPCSDALQGNPEVKPTGTNCLG is encoded by the exons ATGCAAGAAAACAGTAGTAATCcttcttcatatataaaacgTCAGCTTCCATTCACTACAATGAAGCCTCAGCCGCCGTTTTCCGATTATCATCACTTTcattcttcctcttcttctcctCCTTCCGAAGGCATCCTTGTCAAATCTCCCCCTCTTCCT CCATTAAAGAGGAAGGGGGACACTGCAGCATTTGAAGCTGAATCTAAGGAACAGAGTCCTATTCCTGGAAACACTTTAGCTGTTAGTAATCCTTTACAGACCCCAGTATCTGGAAAAGTTCCAAAAGCAATAAAAGTTCCAAGAGTTGGAAAGTCCAATAGGGCTGGATCACAAACTCCTGCATCCAATGCTG ATTCTCCGGCAGGACATAATCTGACTTCAGTTGGTCCCTGTCGTTATGATAGCTCACTAG GTCTTTTAACAAAGAAGTTCATCAACCTTATCAAACATGCAGAAGATGGTATGCTTGATCTAAATAAAGCAGCAGAAACATTagag GTACAAAAAAGGCGGATCTATGATATAACAAATGTGCTAGAAGGAATTGGTCTCATAGAGAAAAAGCTTAAGAATAGAATTCAATGGAA GGGACTTGATGCATCAAACGGGGAGGTTGATGGAAATGTTACTAGTTTACAG GCTGAAGTCGAAAATCTCTTGGCCGAGGAGCTTAGATTAGATGAACAAACAAG AGAAATGCAGGAGAGGCTAAGGGACCTTAGTGAAGACGAAAATAATCAGAA GTTCCTTTTTGTGACTGAAGAAGATATCAAGAACTTACCCTGCTTCCGG GATGAAACCTTGATTGCAATTAAAGCCCCGCATGGCACTACGCTAGAAGTTCCTGATCCAGATGAG GCTGTTGATTATCCTCAAAGGAGGTACAGAATAGTTCTAAGGAGTACAATGGGCCCTATAGATGTTTACCTTGTCAG tcaatttgaagagaaacttGAGGAGATCAATCGTACTGAGGCAAACTTGAGCATTCCTACAATATCAACGATGTCTGAGACTCCCACTATAGAAATAGTAACAGAGACAAGAAAACGACACGAGATTGGGATGCAACTAACAGACACTAAAACATGTTCAGATGTAAATGCATCAGAGGACTTTGTTAGTGGGATCATGAAGATCGTTCCAGATGTTGAT AGTGATGCAGACTACCTGTTTTTGTCAGATCCCGATGTTAGCATCACGGATTTATGGAGAACAGAAA CCATTGTGGAATGGAACAATATGGGCATGCTTCATGATGACTATGTCATGGCTGGAGTCACCACACCAAATCCCCAAACACCATGTTCAGATGCTCTACAAGGGAATCCCGAGGTAAAGCCTACGGGGACAAACTGTCTGGGATGA
- the LOC122602839 gene encoding transcription factor E2FB isoform X2 translates to MQENSSNPSSYIKRQLPFTTMKPQPPFSDYHHFHSSSSSPPSEGILVKSPPLPPLKRKGDTAAFEAESKEQSPIPGNTLAVSNPLQTPVSGKVPKAIKVPRVGKSNRAGSQTPASNADSPAGHNLTSVGPCRYDSSLGLLTKKFINLIKHAEDGMLDLNKAAETLEVQKRRIYDITNVLEGIGLIEKKLKNRIQWKGLDASNGEVDGNVTSLQAEVENLLAEELRLDEQTREMQERLRDLSEDENNQKFLFVTEEDIKNLPCFRDETLIAIKAPHGTTLEVPDPDEAVDYPQRRYRIVLRSTMGPIDVYLVSQFEEKLEEINRTEANLSIPTISTMSETPTIEIVTETRKRHEIGMQLTDTKTCSDVNASEDFVSGIMKIVPDVDSDADYLFLSDPDVSITDLWRTEKTNSHCGMEQYGHAS, encoded by the exons ATGCAAGAAAACAGTAGTAATCcttcttcatatataaaacgTCAGCTTCCATTCACTACAATGAAGCCTCAGCCGCCGTTTTCCGATTATCATCACTTTcattcttcctcttcttctcctCCTTCCGAAGGCATCCTTGTCAAATCTCCCCCTCTTCCT CCATTAAAGAGGAAGGGGGACACTGCAGCATTTGAAGCTGAATCTAAGGAACAGAGTCCTATTCCTGGAAACACTTTAGCTGTTAGTAATCCTTTACAGACCCCAGTATCTGGAAAAGTTCCAAAAGCAATAAAAGTTCCAAGAGTTGGAAAGTCCAATAGGGCTGGATCACAAACTCCTGCATCCAATGCTG ATTCTCCGGCAGGACATAATCTGACTTCAGTTGGTCCCTGTCGTTATGATAGCTCACTAG GTCTTTTAACAAAGAAGTTCATCAACCTTATCAAACATGCAGAAGATGGTATGCTTGATCTAAATAAAGCAGCAGAAACATTagag GTACAAAAAAGGCGGATCTATGATATAACAAATGTGCTAGAAGGAATTGGTCTCATAGAGAAAAAGCTTAAGAATAGAATTCAATGGAA GGGACTTGATGCATCAAACGGGGAGGTTGATGGAAATGTTACTAGTTTACAG GCTGAAGTCGAAAATCTCTTGGCCGAGGAGCTTAGATTAGATGAACAAACAAG AGAAATGCAGGAGAGGCTAAGGGACCTTAGTGAAGACGAAAATAATCAGAA GTTCCTTTTTGTGACTGAAGAAGATATCAAGAACTTACCCTGCTTCCGG GATGAAACCTTGATTGCAATTAAAGCCCCGCATGGCACTACGCTAGAAGTTCCTGATCCAGATGAG GCTGTTGATTATCCTCAAAGGAGGTACAGAATAGTTCTAAGGAGTACAATGGGCCCTATAGATGTTTACCTTGTCAG tcaatttgaagagaaacttGAGGAGATCAATCGTACTGAGGCAAACTTGAGCATTCCTACAATATCAACGATGTCTGAGACTCCCACTATAGAAATAGTAACAGAGACAAGAAAACGACACGAGATTGGGATGCAACTAACAGACACTAAAACATGTTCAGATGTAAATGCATCAGAGGACTTTGTTAGTGGGATCATGAAGATCGTTCCAGATGTTGAT AGTGATGCAGACTACCTGTTTTTGTCAGATCCCGATGTTAGCATCACGGATTTATGGAGAACAGAAA AAACGAATAGCCATTGTGGAATGGAACAATATGGGCATGCTTCATGA
- the LOC122602840 gene encoding uncharacterized protein LOC122602840, giving the protein MAGVTPSASYSGFLINKRTTFINYSSHPSLLLSGLFTKRKNQCGGVRAIKEETNKKINNNNNNFTSSEADEVTQKYGLEVGLWKIFSSKDDDNQGTKSKGDQAKELLAKYGGAYLATSITLSLISFSLCYILINAGVDVPALLQKVGISANETGEKVGTFALAYAAHKAASPIRFPPTVALTPIVASWIGKKVDKDN; this is encoded by the exons ATGGCAGGAGTCACACCATCTGCGTCATATTCAGGCTTTCTTATCAATAAAAGAACAACATTCATCAATTATTCATCTCATCCTTCTTTATTATTATCAGGATTATTTaccaaaagaaaaaaccaaTGCGGTGGTGTTAGGGCTATCAAagaagaaacaaataaaaaaattaataataataataataatttcacttCTTCAGAAGCAGATGAAGTCACTCAGAAGTATGGCCTTGAAGTTGGTTTATGGAAG ATATTTAGCTCAAAGGATGACGATAACCAGGGGACTAAATCAAAAGGAGATCAAGCCAAAGAGCTCTTGGCTAAATATGGTGGAGCATATCTAGCCACGTCCATCACCCTCTCCTTGATCTCTTTTTCCCTATGCTATATTCTCATTAATGCTGGTGTTGATGTCCCGGCGTTACTGCAGAAG GTTGGAATTTCAGCCAATGAAACTGGGGAAAAGGTTGGAACTTTTGCATTGGCATATGCTGCACATAAAGCCGCATCGCCTATAAGATTTCCGCCTACTGTAGCACTCACACCGATAGTTGCTAGTTGGATAGGCAAGAAAGTTGATAAAGATAACTAA